The following nucleotide sequence is from Pseudobutyrivibrio ruminis HUN009.
TGCTAAAAAAGTAGCAAATAAAATGAAGGCAGAACTTGGCTGCGCCGGCGTAAATATCGTACAAAACAATGGTGAGGCAGCAGGCCAGACAGTCCATCATTTACACATCCACATCATCCCAAGATATGAGGATGATCCTGATAAAACAATTTGCGGTTGGAGCCATCAGTCATTTACTGAAGAAGAGACTGCAGAGGTTGTAAAGAAGCTTTCATTATAAAATAATAGTGAAAAAAATTATTTTAAAAAGATTTAACTAATCTCTTGACTCTGAAAGTTAAGAAATTTATAATTTACAGGTATGTTAATTTCATAACAAAAAGGAGAGAAGAGATATGGACAACAATATGAATTTTGACCCAATGACAGGTCAGCCAGTTAATCAGCAGCCTGTATACCAGCAGCCTGTAGTTGATGAGACAGTTGGTGTAGGTGAGTGGATGCTTACAACACTTCTTTGCTGTATTCCAATCGTAAACATCGTTTTGATGTTTGTTTGGTCATTCAGCAACAACACAAAGCCATCTAAGAAGAACTGGGCTAGAGCTGCACTTATCTGGGTAGCTATCGTGTTAGTACTTTACATTATTTTGATTGCTGTTTTCGGAGCTGCAATCGCTTCATCATTGTACTAAGATAAAAATAGGAGCAGGTACTTAATGTACCGGCTCCTTTCTTTTATTTGTTAATATCGTTTATTAACTCTAATATTGTGCTATTAGCATCTAACAAATGGCTTGATGCCATGGTTTCTTTTATAGAATCTCTTCTATCGTAAACATCTTTTACCGCATTAATTAGAATTTCAGATGTAAGCTCCTCCTCCTGAAGAACTGTTGAAAATCCTTGCTTCTTGTAGCTTTCTGCATTAAGAATCTGATCTCCACGGCTAGCTGCAGCTGAAAGCGGGATAAGAATGTTTGGAATCTTTAAAGCAAGAATCTCGCAAATTGAGTTTGCACCTGCACGGCTTATCATCAAATCTGTCATGGCGAACACATCGTTTAATTGTTCACTGACAAACTCATATTGTTGATAACCGGTCTTGCCTTCCAAATCTTTGTTGATATTTCCCTTACCAACTAAATGAACAATCTGAAAATCTGAAAGTAGTGTATCAAGTGATTCCCAAACAGCATTGTTGATGAATCGGGAGCCAATGCTTCCACCCATAATTAAAATAACTGGCTTGTCGGCAGTAAATCCCGTGAACTCAAGGCCCTTTTCCTTTGAGCCAGTGAAAAGCTCTCGGCGAATAGGCGAGCCAGTGTGAACTGATTTGCCTTCTGGAAGATACTGAAGTGTTTCAGGGAAATTGCAACATACCTTTGTGGCAAATGGAATAGCTAGCTTATTGGCAAGTCCTGGAGTCATATCAGACTCATGAATAATAGAAGGAACATGCTGACGAGCAGCTGCCATAACAACTGGTACAGAAACAAATCCGCCTTTTGAAAATACAACATCTGGCTGAATGTGCTTGAGCAATTGATTTGCTTCAGAAAAGCCTTTGATAACTCTGAAAGGATCTGTGAAATTCTTCCAATCATGATATCTACGAAGCTTGCCAGATGAAATACCATAGTAGGTGATGCCTGCATTTTCTACCAATTTCTTTTCGATTCCAGTATATGAACCGATGTAGTAGATTTCGTAGCCCTGCTCCTTGAGAAGTGGAGCTAAAGCTAGGTTTGGAGTGACATGACCAGCAGTACCACCGCCTGTCATTACTATCTTTTTCATATAGAACCTCTTATATAAATATTAAGTATTTTTATTTGAACATTTACATGATAACAATCGTGAATTAAAAGTCAAATAATAGTACAATCCGGCGAAAATACGTGATAAAATTAGTTATGGAGAATAACTATTATGAAAAAAAGGGGAATGGTTAATGAAAGTATTAATAGTTGATGACGAACTTTTTGCAAGACGCACTTTGGAAAGAATTCTTTCTGATGATGCAGAAATTATCGAGGCACAGGATTGTTACGACGCATACACAATGTATGAAGCATTTCATCCTGATGTAGTAATCACAGATATTATGATGAAAGGTGGCATCGGCGGAGACTGGCTAATAGATAAATTGCTCCAGCTTGATGAGCACGCTAAAATCATAGTTTGCTCAGGCAGACAGAAGACAGATTTGCTTAAATATAAGCTTATGGGAGCTAAGTATTGCATCCAAAAACCAATCAAATATCAAGAGCTTTGGGACTGTATTGATGCCGTAATTTGACAAAAAATTGTAATAATGTTATATTAGCCTTCGTAACAAAGTTGTAATAAATAGAATTTTTTTGTAAAAAACAACGGAGGCTTATGGTTAAATTTAGCAATTATCTTGCTGCAGCGTACGATAAGAATCGAAAGTATATCAATAAACGTACTATGCAGTCAGGAGCTCTTGCAGTAGCATTGATGCTCTTATTTACAGGCGCATACACAGGCGCACCTGAGAAAGAGGTTTCTACTACAGCTGTAGATGTTCAGCCAACTAGCACAGCAGGTGTATTCTCAGCAGTATCATCAATGGAGCTCACAGCAGGAGATTCAAGTCTGGTTTATGCATCAGCGGATGTTACAGTGGTTGCGTCTACAACAGATCAGGTTGAGCCTGATTTAGAAAATGAATACGATGAGTGGGCAGACAAGGTTATGGCACAGGTTGACGATTATCTTTCTATTCGTTCAGAAGCCAGCTCAGATTCAGAAGTTATTGGAAAGCTTCGTTCTGGCGATGTTGCTACACTCGTAGATGTTTTTGACGGATGGTACGAAATCGAGTCAGGTAATGCACACGGCTTTGTATCAGCAGATTTCTGTGTCACAGGCATCGAAGCTTATGAGCTTGCAATGGATGTATGTGATACATACGCTACAACAGATGTAGCAGGACTTCGCATTCGTAGCGAAGCATCAGAGGATTCTAGCATCCTCAAGGTTGTTTCTGAGGGAACAAAGCTTACGGTTAATTCTGATGCAGAGGAAGTTGATGGCTGGGTAGCAGTTACATCAGCAGGCGTATCAGGATATGTTAAGGCAGAGTATGTTCAGGTGGACATGGCTACTGGCGAAGCTATCACTCTTGAAGAAGAGGCAGAGGCTAAGGCTGCAGCAGAAGAAGCAGCACGTCAGGCAAAGGAGGCAGCAGCTGCTGCCGCTGCAGAAAATCAAAGCATTATTGATTCTGCAGACGATGTTACTCTTCTTGCAGCAATCATTCAGATTGAAGCAGGAAACGAGATTTACGAGGGCCAGGTTGCAGTTGGTTCTGTTGTTATGAACAGAGTTCGCAGCGGTTCTTATGCAAACACTATCAGCGGAGTTATTTTCGCAAAGGGACAGTTTGCAACTTCACGTATGTCATCAGTTATCTCAAAGGGACCAAAGGCTTCTTGTGTTCAGGCAGCTTATGATGCCCTTGCAGGTGTTGATACAACAGGTGGTGCAACACACTTTAGACGCGCAGGTTCAAAAGATGGACTCATTATTGGTAACCACGTTTTCTATTAGTTTTGAATATATTGATGCAAAATCTGAGCTCTTGGGCTTTACCCAAGAGCTCTTTTATTGTATAATGCATAATTAATTACAATAAATGCATAAATATACATCGCTAAGGAGGTACGTTATGAGCTTAAAGGGAAAGAACTATTTAAAGATGTTGGACTTAACTACTGAGGAAATCAATTATCTTATTGATTTATCTATTCAGCTTAAGGCTGAAAAAAAGCAGGGTAAGTCTCAAAAAGATTATATGGCCGGAAAGAATATTGCATTGATTTTTGAGAAGACATCAACACGTACCAGATGTTCATTTGAAGTTGCAGCTTACGACATGGGGGCTAATGTAACTTATCTTGATCCATCAGGTTCTCAGATTGGCAAAAAAGAATCTATTGCCGATACAGCTCGCGTCCTTGGTCGCATGTATGACGGAATAGAGTATCGTGGATTTGAGCAGACTATTGTTGAAGATTTGGCAAAATATGCAGGTGTTCCTGTATGGAATGGTCTAACAAATGAATCACATCCAACGCAGATGATTGCAGATATGATGACAATCAAAGAACATTTTGGCAAACTTGAGGGAATAAAGTTTGTATATATGGGCGATGCCCGTTATAATATGGGTAATTCCCTTATGGTCACTTGTGCAAAGTTGGGTATGGATTTCGTGGCTTGCACAAACAAAAAATATTTCCCAGAGGAGTCACTTGTAAAGCAGTGCCAGGATATTGCAAGCAAGACAGGAGCTACAATCACACTTACGGAGGATGTAGCAGAGGGCTGCAAGGATGCTGATGTTATCTACACAGATGTGTGGGTATCAATGGGTGAGCCTGATGAGGTTTGGGTAGAGCGTATCAACGACCTTAGCCCATATCAGGTTAATGCAAAGGCATTTTCTTATGCAAAGCCAGATGCAAAATTCATGCATTGCCTTCCTGCTTTCCACGACTTGAATACTACAATCGGCAAGCAGATTCACGACAAATTTGGAATAGACTGTATGGAAGTTACAGACGAAATTTTTGAAGGCGAGCATTCAATAGTATTTGATGAAGCAGAAAACCGCATGCATTCCATCAAAGCTATCATGTATGCAACATTAGGTTCATGTTAGAAGAAATAAGATACGAATACTACGAATCTGTAGATTCAACAAACGACAGAATTAAAGAACGTGCTCATGACAACGAAGCACAGGGGCTAGTTATTTCAGCAGGCACACAAACAGCCGGCAAGGGCCGCATCGGAAGAAAGTGGGAATCACCTACAAAGGATTCAGTTTCAACTTCACTCTTGCTTACACCAGATGATATTTCATTAGAGGCCATCCCAACAATCACCGTTGTTGCAGCTATGGCAGTTAGGGATGCTTTATCAAATCTATATGGCCTAGAGGGCAAAATAAAATGGCCCAACGATATCGTACTTGGCGGAAAGAAAATCTGCGGTATCCTGACAGAGATGGAAATGAAGGACAACAAGGTTTGGTACGTTGTAGTAGGTATTGGTGTCAACGTTCACAACACTGAGTTCCCAGAGGAAATTGCGTTCAAGGCCACTTCAGTAGATATTGAATTGCAGAAGCAATCCGGTGAAAAGGGACATCGTTCAGAGATTACAAAAGCTATTTGGGAGAGCTTTAGGAAGTATTACAATATCTTCATAAAGACTCAGGATATGTCCGGCCTAAAGGAAGAATACGAAAGATATCTTGCTAATCTGAACGAACGTGTTAGAATAGAGGCTCAGGAGAATTCCTACGAAGCGATTGCAAGAGGAATCGATGACCGCGGCCAGCTCATCATAGAAGTTGACGGTCAACAACAAATAATTAGTACAGGAGAGGTTTCTGTTAGAGGAATCTATGGATACATTTGATATGGAAGAAGAAGTAGTATTATGCGGCGCCAGCTGCTACACTAAAAAATTTTATTTGAATCCGGACTTCGAGGGACTCCCTCCAATGATTAAGGATGAATTAAAAATCATGTGCGTTATGTACACTGAAGAAGTTAGTGGAACAATTCAGTTCATCTACGAAGAGGATGGCAGTCTTAGAATCGACGTAGATCACAACGAGGATGATTTACTCTATGACGAGATTGGCTCTGCACTTGAAGTAAAAAGAATGCAGAGAGAACGAACAGAATTATTCGAAGCACTTGAGACATACTATAAAGTAGTTTTCCTTGGGGAGGGCATGTAATGTTACTTACAATCGACGTTGGAAATACAAATATCACTATGGGAGTTTTTGATGGAGATACTCTTCTTGGCAACTTCCGTATCACTACAAAGATAAACAGAACATCAGATGAGTTTGGTATCGTAATCAAGGATATCCTTCGTTCAAACGATTTGGATGCATCAAAGGTAAACGATGTTATAATCGCATCTGTAGTTCCAAATGTAATGCACTCTCTTACAAGTGCAATCATTAAATACTTCGATATTCAGCCTATCATCGTTGAGGCTGGTATCAAGACAGGCATCCGCATCGCTACAGAGAATCCAAAGCAGATTGGTGCAGACAGAATTGTTGATGCAGCAGGCGCTTATGAGCTCTACGGTGGTCCAGTTCTCGTAATTGATTACGGCACAGCTACTACATACGATTTGGTAGATGGAAATGGAGCATTCGTATCAGGTGTAACTGCTCCGGGTATTCGAATCAGCGCAAGGGCTCTTTGGGAGGATGCAGCAAAGCTTCCTGAAATCGAAATCAAGAAGCCTGAAAAGATTCTCGCAAAGGAAACAATCTCATCTATGCAGGCAGGTCTTGTATACGGTCAGATTGGTCAGACAGAATACATCGTAAAACACATGATAGAAGAGAGTGGCTATGATAATGTGAAGGTTGTAGCAACAGGTGGACTTGGAAATCTTATTGCAAGCGAAACAAAGTGCATCGATATCTACAATCCAAATCTTACACTCTATGGAATGAAGTTTATTTATAATAAGCAAAAGAGATAATGATTAATAAATTAAAAATTGGAAATGTAACACTAGACAATAATTTAATTTTGGCACCAATGGCAGGCGTAACAGACCTGCCATTTCGTCTGTTATGCAAGGAACAGGGAGCGGCTCTTTGCTGCATGGAAATGGTCAGCGCCAAAGGCATTTACTACAACAACAAGAACACTGAAAGTCTTCTTACTGTTGATGAAAGAGAGCGCCCAGTAAGTCTGCAGCTTTTTGGCTCAGACCCAGAAATTATGGCAGCCATGGCAGCAAAAATCGAGCATCGTAATTTCGATATTCTTGATATCAATATGGGATGCCCTGTTCCCAAGGTAGTTAATAACGGCGACGGTTCTGCACTCATGAAGAATCCTAAATTGGCTGGAGAAATCATAGAAAAAATGGTAAAGGCAATCGATAAGCCTGTCACTGTTAAGATTCGTAAGGGATTTGACGATGAACATATTAACGCGGTGGAGATGGCTCACATCGCACAGGAGTCAGGTGCAGCTGCCGTTGCAGTCCACGGAAGAACCCGTGAGCAATACTATTCTGGAAAGGCTGATTGGAGTATTATTGCTGATGTAAAAAATGCAGTATCAATCCCTGTAATTGGGAACGGAGACATTCTTGATGCAAAGGATGTAATCGCCATGAAGGAGCAGACAAACTGCGATGGATTTATGATAGGTCGTGGTGCACAAGGCAATCCATGGATATTCCATCAGATTCTTCATTACTTTGAAACTGGAGAAGTGATTGGCAAACCACCTATCGAGGAAATGATTGATACAATGCTTCGTCATGCCAGACTTCAAATCGAGTTCAAAGGAGATTACCTTGGAATTAGAGAAATGCGCAAGCATGCAGCTTGGTACACCGCTGGATACAAGGGTGCAAGCAAGCTCAGAGGCATGATAAATGATGTAGAATCATACGAAGAATTAGAAGCTCTTTTCCACAACTTTTTGGCAAATTTTAAATAATTTATGAATTAATTTGGAATTCTTGACATCAATATGTGGGTGGCTTATAATTCACTAAGTTATTGAAGTTAGTAGGGTCTTGCTTGGCAAGGCTCTTTTGAAAATTATAGACCCTGGAGGAAATAATATGGAAGCAAAGAAGAATTTACTTACTGCTGAAGGACTTAGAATATTAGAGGACGAACTTGAGGATCTCAAGGTCAATAAACGTAAAGAAGTATCACAGAAGATTAAGGAAGCTCGTGAGCAGGGCGACCTTTCTGAGAACGCAGAATACGATGCAGCAAAGGATGAGCAGAGAGATATCGAAGCTCGTATCGAAGAAATCGAAAAGATTCTTAAAAACGCTGAGGTCGTTACAGAAGAACACGATACAAAGAACATTAACATCGGATGGACCGTTACACTTCTTGATGTAGAGTTTGACGAGGAAGTTGAGTACAAAATCGTAGGTTCTACAGAGGCAAACAGCCTTAAGGGCAAGATTTCTAACGAGTCTCCTGTAGGTAAGGCTATTCTTGGACACAAGAAGGGCGATACTGTTACAGTAGAGACAGAAGCTGGAGAATTCCAGTACAAGATTCTTGCTGCAAAGAAGAGCAAGTAATATCGCACATTAAAGCGGCCTATTCAGGGCCGCTTTTTTTGTACCTATAAATAATCACACAATAAAAGGAGGAAAATATGCTAGCTAGACTTAAGAAAAAATACATCGGTGACAAGGCGTTTTACAGACGATATATTTTCCTGGCAACACCTATGATTATCCAAAATGCAATTACCAACTTCGTAAGTTTCCTGGATAATATCATGGTTGGACAATTGGGACAGGAAGCAATATCTGCTGTCGCAACAGTCAATCAGTTAAACTTTGTTTTTTCGCTGGCAGTTTTTGGTGCAGCTTCCGCAGGAAGTATTTACGGAGCTCAGTATTTTGGTAAGGGCGATCACAAAGGTCATATGTACACTTTCCGATTTAAGCTCTACACCACATTGCTTGTAACTATACTAGGTATTTTGATGTTTAAGGTTTGGGGAAGCCAGCTTATTTCCCTTTTCCTTACAGAAAGTGAAGGCGCATCTACAGAGCTTGCACTTTCACTTGGACTTCAATACTTAAGTATTATTTTGATTGGTTTGATACCTTTCGCTGTAAACCAAGCATACGCTACTAATATCAAAGAAACTGGTCAGACGGTAGTGCCAATGGTTGCAGGTATGGTTGCAGTAGCTACAAATGCGATTTTGGATTACTGCTTGATTTTCGGATTTGGCCCATTTCCAAAGCTTGGTGTAGAAGGCGCCGCAATCGCAACTGTTATTGCAAGATACATTGAAGCAGCCATCGTAATAGTTTGGGCTCACACTCACGCAGACAAAAATAAATATCTTGCAGGAGCTTACCTTGGTTTTGGAATCCCAAGAAAGATATTCAACCAGATTCTTATCAAAGGTGCGCCACTTATGCTCAACGAGGTACTTTGGGCAGCAGGCGTCAGCGCAGTAACACAGAGTTACTCAATACGTGGAATGAACGTACTTACTGCACTTAGCATTTCAAATACCGTAGGAAATCTGTTTAATATTGTATTCATCCAGCTTGGTGCATGTATCAGCATTATTGTTGGTCAATACCTTGGCGCAGGTGAGCTTGAGGAAGCAAAGGATGCAGATAATAAGATGATTGCCTTCAGCGTATTCTGCTGTACTATCATGGCAGTTATCATGTTTGCATTTGGTGGATTGTTCCCTCACATTTACAATGTAACACCTGAAATCAGAGCACTTGCAACAAAGTTTATTGCTGTAGCTGCACTATGGATGCCATTCTGTTCATTTAGCCATTGCTCATACTTTACGCTTCGTTCAGGCGGCAAGACACTTGTAACATTCCTGTTCGACTCAGTGTTTACATGGGTTGTAATGGCTCCTTTAGCATTTGTATTGGCTCATTTTACAGGCCTTGGAATTGTTTGGGTGTACTTCTTTGTTCAGGGAACAGAAATAATCAAAAACATCATGGGATATTTCATGGTAAAGAGCGATGTATGGCTCCAGCAGATAGTATAGTTCCTTGACACAATCGAGGAAACTAGACTATAATCAAGTAGTTTGACAATAATTAAAATGTTTTTAAATAGATAAGGAGAAATTATGGCAGAGCAGGATATTAATCAGTTACTTCAGGTTCGCCGTGAAAAGCTTTCTGCACTTCAGGAAGCTGGCAAGGATCCATTCCAAATCACAAAATTCGATCAGACTCATCACAGCGATGAAGTTCGCGCTCTTTACGAGGAGCATGAGGCAAAGCTTTTAGCAGGTCGTCCAGCTGTTAACACAGATGGAATGGATGAGGAGGCTGCAAAGCAGGCCATTAATGATGATTACAACGAGCGTCGTGCTATCATGGATGCAGATCCAATTCACGTTAGCATTGCAGGTCGTATGATGTTTAAGCGTGTTATGGGTAAGGCAAGCTTCTGCAATATCCAGGACTTACAGAACAGCATTCAGGTTTATGTTGCTCGTGACGCAATCGGCGAAGATTCATATGCAGATTTCAAGAAGTCGGATATCGGTGATATCTACGGTGTTAAGGGATATGCATTCAGAACAAAGACAGGTGAGATTTCTATCCATGCTGAGGAAATGACTCTTCTTTCAAAGTCACTTCAGATTCTTCCAGAGAAGTTCCACGGTCTTACAGATACAGACACACGTTATCGTCAGCGTTATGTTGACCTTATCATGAACAAGGATTCAAAGGATGTATTTATTAAGCGTTCACTTATGATGCGTGAAATCCGTAACTTCCTTGCGAACCGTGATTTCATGGAAGTTGAGACACCTATGCTTGTTGAAAACGCAGGTGGTGCAGCAGCTCGTCCATTCTTCACACACTACAATGCACTTGGCGAGGAGCGTAAGCTTCGTATCTCTCTTGAGCTTTACCTTAAGAGACTTATCGTTGGTGGTCTTGAGCGTGTATTCGAGATTGGCCGTGTATTTAGAAACGAGGGTGTTGATGCTCGTCACAACCCAGAGTTCACTCTTATGGAGCTTTACCAGGCATACACAGATTACGAAGGTATGATGGAGCTCACAGAGAGCATGTTCAGATATCTTGCTGAAAAGGTTGTTGGTTCTACAAAGATTTCTTACAACGGAGTCGAAATCGACCTTGGCAAGCCATTCGAAAGACTTACAATGACAGATGCTGTTAAGAAGTACGCAGGCATCGATTTTGATACAGTTGCAGACGATGAGGCTGCAAAGGCACTTGCTCGTGAGAAGGGTATCGAGTTTGAGGACCGTCACAAGAAGGGAGATATCCTTAATCTCTTCTTCGAGGAGTTCTGTGAGGAGAATCTTATCCAGCCTACATTTATTATGGATCATCCAATCGAGATTTCTCCACTTACAAAGAAGAAGCCATCTGACCCTACAAAGGTAGAGCGTTTCGAGCTCTTCATCAACGGATGGGAGATGTGTAACGCATACTCAGAGCTTAACGATCCAATCGATCAGCGTGAGCGTTTCGCAGCACAGGATGCAAATGCAGAAGCTGGTGATGACGAAGCTGAGCACACAGATGAGGACTTCCTTAACGCACTTGAAATTGGTATGCCACCTACAGGCGGTATCGGATACGGTCTCGACAGACTTTGCATGCTTCTTACAGATAGCGCTGCAATCCGTGACGTATTATTATTCCCTACTATGAAGTCACTTAACCCTGCAAAGCCACAGGCAACAGGCGTTGATAATGGATTCTTTGCTCCAAATTCTAGCATCGATTTTTCAAACGTAAAGATTGAGCCACTTTTCGAGGAGCAGGTTGATTTCGAGACATTCTCAAAGAGTGATTTCAGAGCAGTAAAGGTAAAGGCTTGCCAGGCAGTACCAAAGTCAAAGAAGCTTCTTCAGTTCACACTTGATGACGGTACAGGCACAGATCGTACAATCCTTTCAGGAATTCATGCATTCTATGAGCCAGAGGAGCTTGTTGGAAAGACACTTGTAGCTATTACAAACCTTCCACCTAGAGCAATGATGGGCATTGAATCATGCGGTATGCTTCTTAGCGCTGTTAACAACCTTAAGGACAGCGAGGATGAGGAGCTTCATCTTCTCATGATTGATAACCACATCCCAGCTGGTGCTAAGTTATACTAAAATAAGCTTTTAAAACCTTCTTGGATAGAAATATCCAGGGAGGTTTTTTTGTTGCATGAAATTTTAGCATTTAAAGTTCTAAAGTTTAAAGTGCTAATGTATTGTATTTTCTGTGTTTATGAGCCCTAAAGACATAGAGAATCATGGTATAATCGAGGACGCTGCGTGTATAAGAAAATTAAATAAAGAATATATTTTATAAAGGAAGTAGTAATGAAAGAAGAAAAGAAATTAGGGCTCATGGCCCTCATACTGATGATCTTTACATCAGTATACGGATTTAACAATATCCCACGTTCTTATTACTTGATGGGATATGCAGCAATTCCTTGGTTTGTAATTGCTGGTATTTTATTCTTTATACCATTTGCATTTATGGTAGCAGAGTTTGGTTCTGCATTTAAGGATGAGACAGGTGGTATGTATTCTTGGATGTGCAAGTCAGTAGGTCCTAAGTATGCATTCATTGGAACATTCATGTGGTACACATCATATGTACTTTGGATGGTAAATGTTTCATCAGGTATCTGGGTACCTGTATCAAACCTTATTTTTGGTGAAGATTGTACATCAAGCTGGTCTTTCTTTGGTTCAGAAATCCTTTCTGGCTCAAGACTTCTTGGTATCATGGCAATCATCTTCTTTATCTTTATCACATACTTTGATTCAAAGGGTATTGATAAGATTAGCAAGGTTACATCAATTGGTGGTACAGCAGTTCTTGTAATCAACATTATGGTAGTAGTTGGTTCAATCGTTATGATTATCGCTCGTCGCGGACAGCTTGAGCAGCCATTCCTTGGCACAGAGTCATTGATG
It contains:
- a CDS encoding response regulator; the encoded protein is MKVLIVDDELFARRTLERILSDDAEIIEAQDCYDAYTMYEAFHPDVVITDIMMKGGIGGDWLIDKLLQLDEHAKIIVCSGRQKTDLLKYKLMGAKYCIQKPIKYQELWDCIDAVI
- the greA gene encoding transcription elongation factor GreA, whose amino-acid sequence is MEAKKNLLTAEGLRILEDELEDLKVNKRKEVSQKIKEAREQGDLSENAEYDAAKDEQRDIEARIEEIEKILKNAEVVTEEHDTKNINIGWTVTLLDVEFDEEVEYKIVGSTEANSLKGKISNESPVGKAILGHKKGDTVTVETEAGEFQYKILAAKKSK
- a CDS encoding biotin--[acetyl-CoA-carboxylase] ligase, whose product is MLEEIRYEYYESVDSTNDRIKERAHDNEAQGLVISAGTQTAGKGRIGRKWESPTKDSVSTSLLLTPDDISLEAIPTITVVAAMAVRDALSNLYGLEGKIKWPNDIVLGGKKICGILTEMEMKDNKVWYVVVGIGVNVHNTEFPEEIAFKATSVDIELQKQSGEKGHRSEITKAIWESFRKYYNIFIKTQDMSGLKEEYERYLANLNERVRIEAQENSYEAIARGIDDRGQLIIEVDGQQQIISTGEVSVRGIYGYI
- a CDS encoding type III pantothenate kinase — encoded protein: MLLTIDVGNTNITMGVFDGDTLLGNFRITTKINRTSDEFGIVIKDILRSNDLDASKVNDVIIASVVPNVMHSLTSAIIKYFDIQPIIVEAGIKTGIRIATENPKQIGADRIVDAAGAYELYGGPVLVIDYGTATTYDLVDGNGAFVSGVTAPGIRISARALWEDAAKLPEIEIKKPEKILAKETISSMQAGLVYGQIGQTEYIVKHMIEESGYDNVKVVATGGLGNLIASETKCIDIYNPNLTLYGMKFIYNKQKR
- the argF gene encoding ornithine carbamoyltransferase, with the translated sequence MSLKGKNYLKMLDLTTEEINYLIDLSIQLKAEKKQGKSQKDYMAGKNIALIFEKTSTRTRCSFEVAAYDMGANVTYLDPSGSQIGKKESIADTARVLGRMYDGIEYRGFEQTIVEDLAKYAGVPVWNGLTNESHPTQMIADMMTIKEHFGKLEGIKFVYMGDARYNMGNSLMVTCAKLGMDFVACTNKKYFPEESLVKQCQDIASKTGATITLTEDVAEGCKDADVIYTDVWVSMGEPDEVWVERINDLSPYQVNAKAFSYAKPDAKFMHCLPAFHDLNTTIGKQIHDKFGIDCMEVTDEIFEGEHSIVFDEAENRMHSIKAIMYATLGSC
- the dusB gene encoding tRNA dihydrouridine synthase DusB — encoded protein: MINKLKIGNVTLDNNLILAPMAGVTDLPFRLLCKEQGAALCCMEMVSAKGIYYNNKNTESLLTVDERERPVSLQLFGSDPEIMAAMAAKIEHRNFDILDINMGCPVPKVVNNGDGSALMKNPKLAGEIIEKMVKAIDKPVTVKIRKGFDDEHINAVEMAHIAQESGAAAVAVHGRTREQYYSGKADWSIIADVKNAVSIPVIGNGDILDAKDVIAMKEQTNCDGFMIGRGAQGNPWIFHQILHYFETGEVIGKPPIEEMIDTMLRHARLQIEFKGDYLGIREMRKHAAWYTAGYKGASKLRGMINDVESYEELEALFHNFLANFK
- a CDS encoding HIT family protein, whose product is MKDNNCIFCKLANGDIPTNSIFEDNDFKVILDADPATKGHALILPKNHFANLLEADDDVLEKALPLAKKVANKMKAELGCAGVNIVQNNGEAAGQTVHHLHIHIIPRYEDDPDKTICGWSHQSFTEEETAEVVKKLSL
- a CDS encoding undecaprenyldiphospho-muramoylpentapeptide beta-N-acetylglucosaminyltransferase; protein product: MKKIVMTGGGTAGHVTPNLALAPLLKEQGYEIYYIGSYTGIEKKLVENAGITYYGISSGKLRRYHDWKNFTDPFRVIKGFSEANQLLKHIQPDVVFSKGGFVSVPVVMAAARQHVPSIIHESDMTPGLANKLAIPFATKVCCNFPETLQYLPEGKSVHTGSPIRRELFTGSKEKGLEFTGFTADKPVILIMGGSIGSRFINNAVWESLDTLLSDFQIVHLVGKGNINKDLEGKTGYQQYEFVSEQLNDVFAMTDLMISRAGANSICEILALKIPNILIPLSAAASRGDQILNAESYKKQGFSTVLQEEELTSEILINAVKDVYDRRDSIKETMASSHLLDANSTILELINDINK
- a CDS encoding cell wall hydrolase; the protein is MVKFSNYLAAAYDKNRKYINKRTMQSGALAVALMLLFTGAYTGAPEKEVSTTAVDVQPTSTAGVFSAVSSMELTAGDSSLVYASADVTVVASTTDQVEPDLENEYDEWADKVMAQVDDYLSIRSEASSDSEVIGKLRSGDVATLVDVFDGWYEIESGNAHGFVSADFCVTGIEAYELAMDVCDTYATTDVAGLRIRSEASEDSSILKVVSEGTKLTVNSDAEEVDGWVAVTSAGVSGYVKAEYVQVDMATGEAITLEEEAEAKAAAEEAARQAKEAAAAAAAENQSIIDSADDVTLLAAIIQIEAGNEIYEGQVAVGSVVMNRVRSGSYANTISGVIFAKGQFATSRMSSVISKGPKASCVQAAYDALAGVDTTGGATHFRRAGSKDGLIIGNHVFY
- a CDS encoding DUF6145 family protein, which codes for MDTFDMEEEVVLCGASCYTKKFYLNPDFEGLPPMIKDELKIMCVMYTEEVSGTIQFIYEEDGSLRIDVDHNEDDLLYDEIGSALEVKRMQRERTELFEALETYYKVVFLGEGM